The Geoglobus acetivorans genome window below encodes:
- a CDS encoding Lrp/AsnC family transcriptional regulator, whose product MVFLDRELLMKAQYEMPVSETPFVDLADSLGKPADYVVEALKEYLKNGIVKKIGPQLNYKAFRGISHAALVGAEVRDVDRAVRIINAEKKVKHNFLREHGVYNIWFTIKAPTKEELFERTKELMERCGVENYVVLPSVRVYKMDVKYDLFRGVSFSTRVEERANVPRVEELGVDGKMLRDMERNFSVEERPFRKFAEKYGYSEAELADLVSELIEKRVVRDFYAVLNGHNAGFRENGMNLIKTDEPEKVAKKLLRDIPEITHLVQREVPENWNYPVYFMIHAVNREIIEQVADRARRAEGVEELEILYSLKSFKD is encoded by the coding sequence GTGGTTTTCTTGGACAGAGAGCTTCTGATGAAGGCACAGTACGAAATGCCCGTCAGCGAAACTCCGTTTGTTGATCTGGCCGACAGCCTTGGTAAACCTGCAGATTATGTGGTCGAGGCTCTGAAAGAATATCTGAAAAATGGCATCGTGAAAAAAATCGGTCCCCAGCTCAACTATAAAGCCTTCCGGGGTATAAGCCACGCCGCTCTTGTGGGTGCAGAGGTCAGGGATGTTGATAGAGCTGTCAGAATAATAAATGCTGAAAAGAAGGTGAAGCATAACTTTCTGAGAGAGCATGGAGTATACAACATCTGGTTCACGATCAAGGCTCCCACAAAAGAGGAGCTTTTTGAGAGGACTAAAGAATTAATGGAGAGGTGTGGGGTCGAAAATTACGTGGTTCTGCCGAGTGTCCGGGTTTACAAGATGGATGTCAAGTACGATCTGTTCAGAGGGGTTTCATTCAGCACGAGGGTGGAGGAAAGGGCAAATGTACCGAGGGTCGAGGAGCTTGGCGTTGATGGAAAAATGCTCAGAGACATGGAGCGAAACTTCAGCGTAGAGGAAAGACCATTCAGGAAGTTTGCAGAGAAGTATGGCTATTCAGAGGCTGAGCTTGCCGATCTGGTTTCGGAGCTTATCGAGAAGAGGGTTGTTAGAGATTTCTATGCGGTGCTGAACGGGCACAATGCGGGTTTCAGGGAGAACGGCATGAATCTGATAAAGACGGACGAGCCGGAAAAAGTTGCGAAGAAGCTCCTGAGGGACATTCCCGAAATAACTCACCTCGTCCAGAGGGAGGTACCAGAGAACTGGAACTATCCGGTGTACTTTATGATTCATGCTGTAAACAGAGAAATTATAGAGCAGGTAGCAGACCGGGCAAGAAGAGCTGAAGGTGTTGAGGAGCTTGAGATTCTGTACAGCCTGAAGAGCTTCAAGGATTAA
- a CDS encoding HepT-like ribonuclease domain-containing protein — protein sequence MSKRSPELFIQDMLEAIEKIERYTESIEDSEDFKGKDIVADAVLRNLESTGEAAGNIPGEIRSKYSEIPWNRVAELRTGKVTRLSPGIASRLMEEFLGLLKDIKEIRGEEIIPNPSCRYCIAECEHSSGKSLKGGSPERNLMKMLDNIDVV from the coding sequence ATGTCTAAGAGGAGCCCGGAGCTTTTCATTCAGGATATGCTCGAAGCAATTGAGAAGATAGAAAGGTACACGGAATCCATCGAAGATTCTGAAGATTTCAAGGGAAAGGATATTGTTGCTGATGCTGTTCTCAGGAACCTTGAGAGCACAGGCGAGGCCGCCGGAAATATTCCCGGAGAGATAAGATCGAAATACTCTGAAATACCATGGAATCGTGTTGCCGAACTGAGAACCGGGAAGGTGACGAGGCTCTCGCCCGGAATCGCAAGCAGGCTCATGGAGGAGTTTCTTGGGCTGTTAAAGGACATAAAGGAGATTAGAGGAGAGGAGATCATACCAAATCCCAGCTGCAGGTACTGCATTGCTGAGTGCGAGCACAGCAGCGGGAAGAGTCTGAAGGGCGGGAGTCCGGAAAGGAACCTGATGAAGATGCTTGACAACATAGACGTTGTCTGA
- a CDS encoding ribonuclease P translates to MAVKRKKGLERKIARERINYLLDLADRVKLEDYDLSRRYVELATRIARKYRIRLRKKKLRFCKKCLYPYRSDRVRVRVSKGVVRVTCLNCGNVRRFKVK, encoded by the coding sequence ATGGCTGTTAAAAGAAAGAAGGGTCTCGAAAGGAAGATAGCCCGAGAGAGGATAAACTACCTGCTCGATCTTGCAGACAGGGTAAAGCTCGAGGACTACGATCTCTCCAGACGGTATGTTGAGCTTGCAACAAGAATTGCAAGAAAGTACAGAATAAGGCTGAGAAAGAAAAAGCTCAGGTTCTGCAAAAAGTGCCTGTATCCGTACAGAAGCGACAGGGTCAGGGTGAGGGTGAGCAAGGGTGTCGTCAGGGTAACATGCCTGAACTGCGGAAATGTCAGAAGGTTCAAGGTAAAATGA
- a CDS encoding DUF2283 domain-containing protein, protein MNVIYDRKANILYLKFSDSKLVDSDMVNEDVVVSFDKDGEIVNIDFC, encoded by the coding sequence ATGAATGTCATATATGACAGAAAAGCGAACATCCTGTATCTGAAGTTTTCAGATTCAAAGCTAGTCGACTCTGACATGGTAAATGAGGACGTTGTCGTATCTTTTGATAAGGATGGTGAGATAGTGAACATCGATTTCTGCTAA
- a CDS encoding dienelactone hydrolase family protein: MEIIHGGIRASYREAGNDAVLLCPPHPLMGGNRFDIRLERISEALNEMNISTLSFDYKQPFRMGVGEIEDAKIMLDYLRERHDGVAVLGYSFGSVVASNVAGEAKALILISPLKKINSISLKDSTVPKLIVYAIKDEFVPYSESREIIEMMSEPKKITELDTDHFYTGTMDQLVDSVVEFMKSV, encoded by the coding sequence ATGGAAATCATTCACGGTGGCATACGGGCAAGTTACAGAGAAGCAGGAAATGACGCTGTCCTTCTCTGTCCTCCGCATCCTCTGATGGGGGGCAACAGATTCGACATCCGTCTGGAAAGAATCTCAGAGGCTCTGAATGAGATGAACATCTCCACGCTGTCGTTTGACTACAAACAGCCGTTCAGAATGGGAGTGGGGGAAATAGAAGATGCAAAAATCATGCTTGACTACCTCAGAGAAAGGCATGACGGTGTTGCAGTCCTGGGCTACTCGTTTGGATCTGTGGTTGCAAGCAATGTTGCCGGGGAAGCAAAAGCCCTTATACTGATCTCGCCCCTGAAAAAAATCAACAGCATATCACTCAAAGACAGCACAGTCCCAAAGCTCATTGTTTATGCTATAAAAGATGAATTTGTACCCTACAGCGAAAGCAGAGAGATAATCGAGATGATGAGCGAACCAAAAAAGATTACCGAGCTTGACACAGATCACTTCTATACGGGAACGATGGATCAGCTCGTGGACTCTGTTGTGGAATTCATGAAAAGCGTCTGA
- a CDS encoding 2-amino-3,7-dideoxy-D-threo-hept-6-ulosonate synthase, which translates to MEIGKRIRIERIMSRDSGNTVIVPLDHGVSMGPIEGIVDLRKTINEVAEGGANAVVVHKGIVAEGHRGYGKDVGLILHLSASTMLSPDPDEKVLVATVEEAIKLGADAVSVHINIGSNTEAEQLMKLGRISRDCREWGVPLLAMMYPRGNGINQFDEKTVSLAVRVGAELGADIIKTNFTGSVESFRRVVEGCPAPVVVAGGPKMNSTEEILKMIDMAMDAGARGVAIGRNVFQAENPRRMTEAISIIVHENRGWREAIKHLQG; encoded by the coding sequence ATGGAGATTGGGAAGAGGATCAGGATTGAGAGAATAATGAGCAGGGACAGCGGAAATACGGTGATAGTCCCTCTGGATCATGGCGTGAGCATGGGGCCAATTGAGGGCATTGTTGATCTCCGAAAGACAATAAATGAAGTGGCGGAGGGAGGAGCAAATGCAGTTGTTGTGCATAAGGGCATTGTGGCTGAAGGTCATAGAGGGTACGGCAAGGACGTTGGACTGATACTTCACCTTTCAGCCTCTACCATGCTCTCCCCTGACCCCGACGAAAAGGTGCTTGTGGCGACTGTAGAGGAGGCGATAAAGCTTGGAGCGGATGCGGTGAGCGTTCACATAAACATCGGGAGTAACACTGAAGCGGAACAGCTCATGAAGCTGGGCAGGATAAGCCGGGATTGCAGGGAGTGGGGTGTGCCTCTGCTTGCAATGATGTATCCGAGGGGCAACGGAATAAACCAGTTTGACGAAAAAACCGTGTCCCTTGCGGTCAGAGTTGGGGCTGAGCTTGGAGCTGATATAATCAAGACAAACTTCACTGGCAGTGTGGAATCTTTCAGGAGGGTGGTTGAAGGCTGTCCAGCGCCTGTAGTGGTTGCCGGAGGTCCAAAAATGAATTCAACCGAGGAGATACTGAAGATGATAGATATGGCGATGGATGCTGGGGCAAGAGGTGTGGCCATAGGCAGAAACGTGTTTCAGGCGGAAAACCCCAGAAGGATGACTGAAGCCATCTCAATAATCGTTCATGAAAATAGGGGCTGGAGAGAGGCAATAAAACATCTGCAAGGTTAA
- a CDS encoding MaoC/PaaZ C-terminal domain-containing protein: MNREPLYFEAINVGDAVESIPRTIVESDIWMFAYLTGDFFPLHTDVEFSRNTVFGERIAQGMLVLSVALGMIDQVLLSRYDVSSVVAFYGIEDVRFLEPVFIGDTIRARAEVVEKRDAGEKSGVVTYRLEVINQKNEVVLIARYSALIRKSPVK; this comes from the coding sequence ATGAATCGGGAGCCTCTTTATTTTGAAGCAATCAATGTTGGAGATGCTGTGGAATCGATTCCGAGAACGATTGTCGAGTCTGACATCTGGATGTTTGCATACCTGACGGGCGATTTCTTTCCACTTCACACGGATGTGGAATTCTCCAGGAACACAGTTTTTGGAGAGAGGATTGCTCAGGGGATGCTTGTTCTCTCAGTTGCGCTCGGGATGATTGATCAGGTGCTACTGTCCAGGTATGATGTCAGCTCCGTTGTGGCTTTTTACGGAATAGAAGATGTGAGATTTCTCGAACCTGTTTTCATCGGAGATACGATAAGAGCGAGAGCAGAGGTTGTGGAGAAGAGAGATGCGGGAGAGAAATCAGGGGTTGTAACCTACAGGCTTGAGGTGATAAATCAAAAAAATGAGGTGGTGCTAATCGCCAGATATTCTGCACTCATCAGGAAATCTCCTGTAAAATGA
- a CDS encoding nucleotidyltransferase domain-containing protein translates to MKLEEVIQKIRENESILKERFKIKSIGLFGSLAREEEVVHDVDIIVEFSEPVGWEIVDLKEFLEDLLGVRVDILTKKAAMSKPLLWKSIEREIVYV, encoded by the coding sequence ATGAAGCTCGAAGAAGTTATTCAAAAAATAAGAGAAAACGAGAGCATTCTGAAAGAGAGGTTCAAAATCAAGAGTATTGGCCTTTTTGGCTCTCTCGCAAGAGAGGAGGAAGTAGTCCACGATGTGGACATAATAGTGGAGTTCAGCGAACCGGTTGGGTGGGAGATTGTGGATCTGAAAGAGTTTCTTGAGGATCTGCTCGGAGTGAGGGTTGACATCCTCACCAAAAAGGCAGCCATGAGCAAACCTCTACTCTGGAAGTCAATTGAAAGGGAGATCGTGTATGTCTAA
- the gatE gene encoding Glu-tRNA(Gln) amidotransferase subunit GatE, producing the protein MNYADIGLRVGIEIHQQLDTRHKLFCNCPTELREVEESNFEFIRFLRSKRSELGDVDRAAREEVMRKKRFVYKFYDTTCLVEADEEPPREINREAIKIGIQIARMLNMELVDELHVMRKIVIDGSNTTGFQRTALLAFGGHVDVDGKRIGIATLCIEEEAARKVEERGSETVYSLDRLGIPLVEIGTEPDIDSPELARKAAWRLGMILRSTGKVKRGLGTIRQDVNISIRDGARVEIKGVQNLDILDKIVEYEVQRQLNLLKIRDELRERGAEVFNEIYDVKEVFAETKSKILRRAESIMAVRLSGFAGLVGMEIQPGRRLGTEFADIAKTFGLGGIFHTDELPAYGISEVEVARLREAVGAGDGDAVIIASGERGKVRSALERIIERARYCLVGVPEETRRANEDGTTSYMRPLPGSARMYPETDVPPVSIDEKLRSVEIPELIEERAKRFVRDYALPEDLAVIMAEPSNAKIFEEFAGQVEPKVVARVLHILPSQLRREGYDVERLSEDDFRLTLSMIRDGKIAKEGAEEVLKILTQEKLGEDEIIARLSPAEDLDGFIAKLVEEKRDFIAERGEHAFKPLMGLVMKEFRGKVDGKIIAERLRNAIKQALDSS; encoded by the coding sequence ATGAATTACGCTGACATTGGTCTCAGGGTTGGGATTGAGATTCACCAGCAGCTTGACACGAGACACAAGCTCTTCTGCAACTGTCCAACCGAGCTGAGAGAGGTGGAAGAATCGAATTTCGAGTTCATCAGGTTTTTGAGGTCGAAACGGAGCGAGCTTGGAGATGTGGACCGAGCGGCAAGAGAAGAAGTGATGAGGAAAAAGAGGTTCGTCTACAAATTTTACGATACAACGTGTCTTGTTGAGGCGGACGAGGAGCCGCCGAGGGAAATAAACAGAGAAGCAATAAAGATAGGGATTCAGATTGCAAGGATGCTGAACATGGAGCTTGTTGATGAGCTTCATGTCATGAGGAAAATAGTGATCGATGGCAGCAACACGACAGGGTTCCAGCGAACGGCCCTTCTCGCCTTCGGTGGTCATGTCGATGTTGACGGTAAGAGAATAGGCATAGCAACACTCTGCATTGAGGAGGAGGCTGCCAGAAAGGTGGAGGAGAGGGGCAGTGAAACCGTGTACTCTCTGGACAGACTCGGCATACCTCTCGTCGAGATAGGGACTGAGCCGGACATTGACAGTCCTGAACTTGCCAGGAAAGCTGCATGGAGGCTGGGAATGATTCTCCGGAGTACAGGGAAGGTTAAAAGAGGTCTCGGGACAATAAGGCAGGATGTGAACATTTCAATCAGGGATGGTGCGAGGGTTGAGATCAAGGGTGTTCAGAATCTGGACATTCTTGACAAAATCGTTGAGTATGAGGTGCAGAGACAGCTGAACCTCCTGAAAATAAGGGACGAACTCAGAGAAAGGGGGGCCGAGGTCTTTAATGAAATATATGATGTTAAAGAGGTCTTTGCAGAAACAAAATCCAAGATTTTGAGGAGAGCAGAGTCCATAATGGCAGTCAGGCTATCAGGATTTGCTGGACTTGTTGGCATGGAGATACAGCCTGGTAGGAGGCTCGGTACTGAATTTGCAGACATTGCAAAAACCTTTGGCCTTGGAGGCATATTTCATACGGATGAGCTTCCCGCCTATGGCATAAGTGAGGTGGAGGTTGCGAGGCTGAGAGAGGCGGTTGGAGCCGGAGATGGCGATGCAGTAATCATCGCTTCGGGCGAAAGGGGGAAGGTCAGGAGCGCCCTCGAAAGAATCATCGAACGGGCAAGGTACTGTCTTGTGGGAGTCCCTGAGGAAACAAGAAGGGCAAACGAGGATGGAACAACTTCATACATGCGTCCTCTTCCTGGATCAGCGAGAATGTATCCGGAGACGGATGTGCCACCAGTTTCAATCGATGAAAAACTGAGGTCAGTGGAGATTCCAGAGCTTATAGAGGAAAGGGCCAAGAGGTTTGTCCGGGATTACGCTCTTCCGGAAGACCTTGCGGTTATTATGGCAGAACCATCAAATGCGAAAATCTTCGAGGAATTTGCGGGGCAGGTTGAGCCAAAGGTTGTTGCGAGGGTTCTGCACATCCTGCCGTCTCAGCTCAGGAGAGAGGGCTATGATGTTGAAAGGCTGAGTGAGGACGACTTCAGACTCACACTTTCCATGATCAGGGACGGGAAGATTGCGAAGGAGGGAGCTGAGGAGGTGCTCAAGATTCTGACACAGGAAAAGCTTGGGGAAGACGAGATTATTGCAAGGCTCTCTCCTGCTGAAGACCTGGATGGGTTCATCGCAAAGCTTGTGGAAGAGAAAAGAGATTTTATAGCAGAGAGGGGCGAACATGCATTCAAACCTCTTATGGGGCTCGTGATGAAGGAATTCAGGGGTAAGGTCGATGGAAAGATCATCGCGGAGAGGCTCAGAAATGCAATAAAACAGGCACTGGATAGCTCATAA
- a CDS encoding OB-fold nucleic acid binding domain-containing protein, giving the protein MGMDVEERLREIKEHFGELIDDDTARLLAEYSLGKFVPDARTGRIRGLVKDKRIYRDRGYCRLVVETEDGDVNLYFWDEAYEVALNDIFPGMNVEVEASRGESGYHVRNGEVVRVEVDESRIKTVSEIENGTVNVKGRIAGIEGIRETRDGKKLASFVITDGKVFTPLVLWDDKVEFAEILSPGDEVIIFNAYVNEFRGKKNIHAGRNSYIDVRRFS; this is encoded by the coding sequence ATGGGTATGGATGTTGAGGAAAGGCTGAGAGAAATTAAGGAGCATTTCGGAGAGCTTATCGATGACGATACTGCGAGGTTGCTTGCAGAATACAGTCTCGGGAAGTTCGTACCGGATGCCCGTACCGGCAGGATAAGGGGTCTTGTTAAGGACAAGAGAATTTACAGGGATAGAGGATACTGCAGACTCGTGGTGGAGACCGAGGATGGTGATGTTAACCTGTACTTCTGGGATGAGGCCTATGAGGTTGCGCTGAATGACATCTTTCCTGGAATGAATGTGGAGGTTGAGGCGTCAAGGGGTGAGAGCGGATACCACGTCAGAAATGGTGAGGTTGTCAGGGTGGAGGTTGACGAGAGCCGGATAAAGACCGTGTCCGAAATAGAGAATGGCACTGTGAATGTAAAAGGGCGTATTGCAGGAATTGAAGGAATCCGGGAGACAAGGGATGGGAAGAAGCTTGCCTCTTTCGTGATAACTGATGGTAAGGTGTTCACACCACTCGTTCTGTGGGACGACAAGGTGGAGTTTGCGGAGATTCTGTCGCCGGGTGATGAGGTGATAATCTTCAATGCCTATGTGAATGAATTCAGGGGGAAGAAGAACATTCATGCCGGCAGGAATTCGTACATTGACGTCAGACGCTTTTCATGA
- a CDS encoding precorrin-2 dehydrogenase/sirohydrochlorin ferrochelatase family protein, producing the protein MSLRIPLYIEFEGKNVLVIGGGGVGTSRVRKFLNAGANVRVLSLDFSDELRGIEGVELVAGDARDADVLEENIMWCDLVTVAIPDIGINDTVIELARKHKALVNLANDADKTEVVVPFDGEVDGIRFAVTTEGKSGVVARAVRDKFLKLLQEDEEILNLLKAMDFLKKYMKENDVPVSVRMKMYFAVSSDEHFRKLVRDGKVEEAKDFAVRFIKEYMEGRREIDESVVKIRF; encoded by the coding sequence GTGAGTTTGAGAATACCTCTTTACATTGAGTTTGAGGGTAAAAACGTCCTGGTAATCGGTGGAGGTGGAGTTGGGACAAGCAGGGTCAGGAAGTTTCTGAACGCCGGAGCAAACGTGAGGGTTTTGAGCCTCGACTTCAGTGATGAGCTTAGAGGGATTGAGGGGGTTGAGCTTGTTGCAGGGGATGCAAGGGATGCAGATGTTCTTGAGGAGAACATTATGTGGTGTGATCTGGTGACTGTCGCAATTCCAGACATTGGCATAAATGATACGGTCATTGAGCTTGCGAGAAAGCACAAAGCTCTTGTCAATCTCGCAAATGATGCTGATAAAACAGAGGTGGTTGTTCCTTTTGACGGAGAGGTGGATGGAATCAGGTTTGCGGTTACGACCGAGGGTAAGAGCGGAGTGGTTGCCAGGGCTGTGAGAGACAAGTTTTTGAAACTGCTTCAGGAGGATGAGGAGATTCTGAACCTGCTGAAGGCGATGGATTTCCTCAAGAAATACATGAAGGAGAACGATGTCCCTGTTAGCGTGAGAATGAAGATGTATTTTGCCGTGAGCAGTGATGAACATTTCAGAAAACTTGTCAGGGATGGAAAGGTCGAGGAGGCAAAGGATTTTGCGGTGAGGTTCATTAAGGAGTATATGGAAGGCAGAAGGGAAATCGACGAGAGTGTCGTTAAGATAAGATTCTGA
- a CDS encoding DUF134 domain-containing protein translates to MPRRKRKRFVEFSFHEKGGEVAIYPDEAEAVRLVDIMGFSQKEAAELMGISQPTISRLLESARKKLGIAMLESRKIRIVFDDSFIEVRRCGKCFKPVEKCRCENGC, encoded by the coding sequence ATGCCTAGGAGGAAAAGAAAGAGATTCGTTGAGTTCAGCTTTCACGAAAAAGGAGGAGAAGTGGCAATTTATCCGGACGAGGCAGAAGCTGTCAGACTTGTTGATATTATGGGATTCAGCCAGAAGGAGGCGGCTGAGCTTATGGGCATTTCGCAGCCAACGATAAGCAGGTTGCTTGAATCCGCCAGAAAAAAACTGGGCATTGCGATGCTCGAATCCAGAAAGATAAGAATTGTGTTTGATGACAGCTTTATCGAGGTCAGAAGGTGTGGGAAGTGCTTTAAACCGGTTGAGAAATGCAGGTGTGAAAATGGCTGTTAA